From the genome of Haloferax mediterranei ATCC 33500, one region includes:
- a CDS encoding helix-turn-helix domain-containing protein gives MIEECLVAEFRIDGDDCPLARATEEVPATVDAAAPQLRADGNVLLHFSASSDDRLAATLDADDDIRYLHVTRGDDAHTYRCLSKHPCVVHELVDVGFLVESMEYNDGGATMRGAVVGYDVLRGVMEKAGHTVGIQLQRVYPLRSDETPPVGRAWDLTPAQEESLRVAVEMGYFELPRTITAEDVADELGISKSAFLERLRRAQQSLFGTLFG, from the coding sequence ATGATAGAGGAGTGTCTCGTGGCCGAGTTTCGAATTGACGGGGACGACTGTCCGCTCGCGCGGGCAACCGAGGAAGTCCCCGCCACAGTCGATGCGGCCGCGCCGCAACTCCGTGCCGACGGGAACGTTCTCCTCCACTTTTCCGCTTCGAGCGACGACCGATTGGCAGCGACTCTCGACGCCGACGACGATATTCGGTACCTTCACGTCACCCGGGGGGACGACGCTCACACGTATCGGTGTCTCTCGAAACACCCGTGTGTCGTCCACGAACTCGTCGACGTCGGCTTCCTCGTCGAATCGATGGAGTACAACGACGGCGGCGCGACGATGCGAGGTGCCGTCGTCGGCTACGACGTGCTCCGCGGCGTCATGGAGAAGGCTGGACACACCGTCGGTATTCAACTCCAGCGCGTCTATCCACTCAGGTCGGACGAGACGCCACCTGTTGGACGAGCGTGGGACCTCACACCGGCCCAAGAAGAGAGCCTTCGCGTCGCGGTCGAGATGGGATATTTCGAACTCCCGCGGACGATTACGGCCGAAGACGTGGCCGACGAACTCGGTATTAGCAAATCCGCGTTTCTGGAACGACTTCGGCGGGCGCAACAGTCGCTGTTCGGGACGCTGTTTGGGTGA
- a CDS encoding enoyl-CoA hydratase/isomerase family protein — protein MRVEDADGVRTVTFDRPDVKNAFTADVARDLSAALENLSPEAVDAVVLTGDGDAFSAGGDIQAMAERDETAREAYERVRGTLGRVAEAILTAPVPVIARVNGDAVGAGTSVVAACDFAYAVQGARFGASFVNVGLVPDAGGTVTLPRLVGLRAAKELAFTGKLISAERAADLDLVNEVVDADELDTVVDEMAETLASRPTETLALAKEAIHANLGRPWPDGLEREAQAQTLAYDTDAHEEGVSAFLEKRRPDFE, from the coding sequence ATGCGAGTCGAAGACGCGGACGGAGTCAGGACGGTAACGTTCGACCGACCCGACGTGAAGAACGCCTTTACCGCCGACGTGGCGCGCGACCTCTCTGCGGCGCTCGAAAACCTCTCACCCGAAGCCGTCGACGCCGTCGTGTTGACCGGCGACGGCGACGCGTTTAGTGCCGGTGGCGACATCCAAGCGATGGCCGAACGCGACGAGACGGCACGTGAAGCGTACGAGCGCGTTCGCGGGACGCTCGGACGCGTGGCAGAAGCAATTCTCACCGCACCGGTTCCGGTTATCGCCCGCGTCAACGGGGACGCCGTCGGCGCTGGCACGTCTGTCGTCGCCGCCTGCGACTTCGCCTATGCCGTCCAAGGGGCACGGTTTGGCGCGTCGTTCGTGAACGTCGGCCTCGTCCCCGATGCCGGCGGGACGGTGACGCTTCCGCGACTCGTCGGCCTTCGGGCGGCGAAAGAACTGGCGTTCACCGGGAAACTTATCTCGGCCGAGCGGGCCGCCGACCTCGACTTGGTGAACGAGGTTGTGGACGCGGACGAACTCGATACGGTCGTCGACGAAATGGCCGAGACACTCGCCTCCCGACCGACTGAGACGCTGGCGCTCGCAAAAGAAGCGATTCACGCGAATCTCGGTCGTCCGTGGCCCGATGGCCTCGAACGCGAGGCGCAAGCGCAGACGCTAGCTTACGATACCGATGCGCACGAAGAGGGCGTTTCGGCGTTCTTGGAGAAGCGTCGCCCCGATTTCGAATAG
- a CDS encoding amidohydrolase family protein — protein MTVRDSLDEPRIIDTHAHQPTAEFLEDAGGEMMQDAANRFGAEMETWDYEEMIEEYHDHGIGKAILLGWDAETNTGNPPVPNDYVADVRDEHPDFFIGFGSVDPLKDDCVEEAIRCVEDLGLSGFKFQQIAQGFDPSDDEHTELFDTIEDLGVPVVFHGGNSTLGACSPGGRGLKIKYGNPMLIDDVAAEHPDLKILIAHPAFPWEQEQLAICQQKGNVYMDLSGWLPKYIDEQVLHYAKTVLQDKVMFGTDYPMIRPEQWFESFDDHFDASDEVKRKLLWENAEEFLEL, from the coding sequence ATGACCGTGAGGGATTCGCTCGACGAGCCGCGCATTATCGACACGCACGCACACCAGCCGACGGCGGAGTTCCTCGAAGACGCCGGTGGCGAAATGATGCAGGACGCGGCGAACAGATTCGGCGCGGAGATGGAGACGTGGGACTACGAGGAGATGATCGAAGAGTATCACGACCACGGAATCGGCAAGGCGATTCTCCTCGGGTGGGACGCCGAGACGAACACGGGGAATCCGCCGGTGCCGAACGACTACGTTGCCGACGTTCGCGACGAACACCCGGACTTCTTCATCGGATTCGGAAGCGTCGACCCGCTGAAGGACGACTGCGTCGAGGAGGCCATCCGCTGCGTCGAAGACCTCGGACTTTCGGGCTTCAAGTTCCAGCAAATCGCACAGGGATTCGACCCGAGTGACGACGAGCACACGGAACTGTTCGACACCATCGAAGACCTCGGAGTGCCCGTCGTCTTCCACGGCGGCAACTCGACACTCGGTGCGTGTTCGCCGGGCGGGCGCGGACTGAAAATCAAGTACGGAAATCCGATGCTCATCGACGACGTGGCGGCGGAGCACCCCGACCTCAAGATTCTCATCGCCCACCCGGCGTTCCCGTGGGAACAAGAGCAACTGGCTATCTGCCAGCAGAAGGGGAACGTCTACATGGACCTCTCCGGGTGGCTTCCCAAGTACATCGACGAGCAAGTGCTACACTACGCGAAGACGGTCCTGCAGGACAAGGTGATGTTCGGCACCGACTACCCGATGATTCGGCCGGAACAGTGGTTCGAATCGTTCGACGACCACTTCGACGCCTCGGACGAGGTCAAGCGCAAGCTTCTCTGGGAGAACGCAGAGGAGTTTCTTGAATTATAA
- a CDS encoding ABC transporter substrate-binding protein, which translates to MARDNETEDSPTRRDYLAYTGALVSSGLLAGCTSDSSGKPTLTETTSTETETATTPTTQASTPEDDSFSVTMAPIGEVSFTAVPQTVYAYSPHYADMAIAFGHGDSIASLGSSSSYASTLNYYYDAVDGASFDAANVKQVWNDGVDKELFYEIDADVHLQDPCWLLSFADDWDTSDIREVRENIGPWVGNRYSREHAQPPEGCRDGYQYYTLWELSEKIAAVFQEQERQQALHEEHESLLNTIKRDLPPEEERPTVGLLIYRDGAFRPYEINSPGFAKAHVRPLGARDAFVDNDQTYDENADGQLDYEAMLEIDPDVILHNFGVGEFYDVASTRETLESHPVGSELTAVQNDRVYSSGTPFQGPLTNLFQLEMTAKQVYPDVFGEWPGDGSETSYPEIPSDERLFDRQRVSDIVTGTIQS; encoded by the coding sequence ATGGCACGTGACAATGAGACTGAGGATAGCCCGACACGGCGCGACTACTTGGCCTACACCGGTGCGCTGGTGAGCAGCGGACTGCTCGCGGGGTGTACAAGCGACAGTAGTGGAAAGCCAACACTGACTGAAACGACCTCGACAGAAACAGAGACAGCAACGACCCCGACGACACAGGCGAGCACGCCCGAAGACGATTCGTTCTCGGTGACGATGGCACCGATAGGCGAAGTCTCGTTTACTGCCGTTCCCCAGACGGTGTACGCGTACAGCCCCCACTACGCAGATATGGCTATCGCCTTCGGCCACGGTGATTCGATTGCATCACTCGGGTCCTCTAGCAGTTATGCATCGACATTGAATTACTACTACGACGCAGTCGACGGGGCATCATTCGACGCGGCGAACGTCAAACAGGTGTGGAACGACGGCGTCGACAAGGAACTCTTCTACGAAATCGACGCCGACGTTCACCTCCAAGACCCGTGTTGGCTGCTGTCGTTTGCAGATGATTGGGACACATCCGATATCAGGGAGGTTCGAGAGAACATCGGGCCGTGGGTCGGGAATCGATACAGTCGGGAACACGCCCAGCCACCCGAAGGATGCCGCGACGGCTACCAGTACTACACGCTCTGGGAACTCTCGGAAAAAATCGCGGCGGTGTTCCAAGAACAAGAGCGACAGCAGGCACTCCACGAGGAGCACGAGTCGCTGTTGAACACCATCAAACGCGACCTGCCGCCGGAAGAAGAGCGACCGACTGTCGGACTCCTTATCTACCGAGACGGGGCGTTCCGTCCGTACGAGATAAACAGCCCAGGATTCGCAAAGGCGCACGTCCGCCCGCTCGGTGCCCGAGACGCCTTCGTCGACAACGACCAGACGTACGACGAGAACGCCGACGGACAACTCGACTACGAAGCGATGTTAGAAATCGACCCGGACGTCATTCTCCACAACTTCGGAGTCGGAGAATTCTACGATGTCGCGTCGACCCGTGAGACCTTGGAATCTCACCCTGTCGGCAGCGAACTGACGGCAGTACAAAACGACCGCGTGTACAGTTCCGGGACGCCGTTCCAGGGACCGCTCACGAATCTCTTCCAACTCGAAATGACCGCGAAACAGGTCTATCCGGACGTGTTTGGTGAGTGGCCGGGAGACGGAAGCGAAACGTCCTACCCCGAAATTCCGTCCGATGAGCGACTATTCGACCGCCAGCGGGTCTCCGATATCGTCACCGGGACCATCCAATCGTAA
- a CDS encoding MarR family transcriptional regulator: MPISDDRFETINDGNDSPSPGTNAYKILSFLEQNAHQAFTQGEIVERTSVKSGSVGPTLVRLRERGRVEHRGKYWRVSDHVLSLDAAANHADAVAASREEEPFEYDEWQEHAVDPRKQRD, translated from the coding sequence CTGCCCATCAGCGACGACCGTTTCGAGACAATTAACGACGGCAACGACAGCCCAAGTCCAGGGACAAACGCCTACAAAATCCTCTCATTCTTAGAGCAGAATGCTCACCAAGCGTTCACACAAGGCGAGATCGTCGAACGGACGTCCGTCAAATCCGGGTCGGTCGGCCCGACTCTCGTCAGGCTCAGAGAACGAGGTCGAGTCGAGCATCGAGGCAAGTACTGGCGTGTTAGTGACCACGTCTTGAGCCTTGACGCTGCAGCCAACCATGCTGATGCTGTTGCAGCTAGTCGCGAAGAGGAACCATTTGAATACGACGAATGGCAAGAACACGCCGTTGACCCACGCAAACAGCGTGACTGA